The following are encoded together in the Nocardioides thalensis genome:
- a CDS encoding LysE family translocator, producing MTLAFLLTSLVIVATPGTGALYTIAAGLTRGTRASILAAFACTLGTVPHLVAAITGLAALLHASGVAFAVVKYAGVAYLLYMAWATWRDRGALSVEEGSAERPSFWKVIGAGITLNLLNPKLTIFFFAFLPQFVPAGGDAVPTMLALSAVFMALTFLVFAAYGAAAAAVRDHVLMRPRVLDWMRRVFAATFALLAGRLAFESR from the coding sequence ATGACGCTCGCGTTCCTGCTCACGTCGCTGGTCATCGTCGCCACGCCGGGCACCGGCGCGCTCTACACGATCGCTGCCGGCCTCACCCGCGGCACGCGCGCGAGCATCCTCGCGGCGTTCGCCTGCACGCTGGGCACGGTGCCGCACCTGGTGGCGGCGATCACCGGGCTCGCCGCGCTGCTCCACGCGAGCGGCGTCGCCTTCGCGGTCGTGAAGTACGCCGGTGTCGCCTACCTGCTCTACATGGCGTGGGCGACCTGGCGCGACCGGGGTGCGCTCTCGGTGGAGGAGGGATCCGCGGAGCGGCCGTCCTTCTGGAAGGTGATCGGCGCCGGCATCACGCTCAACCTGCTCAACCCGAAGCTGACGATCTTCTTCTTCGCGTTCCTGCCGCAGTTCGTGCCCGCCGGCGGCGACGCGGTGCCGACCATGCTCGCGCTGAGCGCGGTCTTCATGGCGCTGACGTTCCTCGTCTTCGCCGCGTACGGCGCCGCCGCGGCCGCCGTACGGGACCACGTGCTGATGCGGCCGCGGGTCCTCGACTGGATGCGCCGCGTCTTCGCCGCGACGTTCGCCCTGCTGGCCGGCCGGCTCGCCTTCGAGTCGCGGTGA
- a CDS encoding DUF4233 domain-containing protein: MNNARRSMCAAILTLEAITLGLTTPVMITIADVEPGTALPIGLGLALLCILTAGLLRAEWAYGLGHLIQVAAIALGVVVPFMFVLGPIFALLWGTAYWLGRKIERERAASYAEHARNQESAEDEPPRI; encoded by the coding sequence GTGAACAACGCCCGGCGGTCGATGTGCGCGGCGATCCTCACGCTCGAGGCGATCACGCTCGGGCTGACGACGCCGGTGATGATCACCATCGCCGACGTCGAGCCCGGCACCGCCCTCCCGATCGGGCTCGGCCTGGCGCTGCTCTGCATCCTGACCGCCGGCCTGCTCCGGGCCGAGTGGGCGTACGGGTTGGGCCACCTGATCCAGGTGGCGGCGATCGCGCTCGGCGTCGTCGTGCCCTTCATGTTCGTGCTCGGGCCGATCTTCGCTCTTCTCTGGGGCACGGCCTACTGGCTGGGCCGCAAGATCGAGCGCGAGCGCGCTGCGTCGTACGCCGAGCACGCCCGAAACCAAGAGTCTGCTGAGGATGAGCCGCCGCGAATCTGA
- the secA gene encoding preprotein translocase subunit SecA: protein MPVIIDKLLRIGEGKILRQLEAIAKAVNAIEDDFVAMSDDELRGMTDEFRKRLADGETLDDIMPEAFATVREAAKRVLGQRHYDVQIMGGAALHLGNIAEMKTGEGKTLVSTLPAYLNALEGKGVHVVTVNDYLAKFQSEMMGRIHHFLGLEVGVILPQMRPAARREAYACDITYGTNNELGFDYLRDNMASSLEECVQRGHNFAIVDEVDSILIDEARTPLIISGPTQDEVKWYGEFAKIATKLTRDVDYEVDEKKRTISVLEAGITKVEDHLGIENLYESANTPLISFLHNSIKAKELFRNDKEYVVMDGEVLIVDEHTGRMLAGRRYNDGLHQAIEAKEGVKVREEYQTLATVTLQNYFRLYEKLSGMTGTAMTEASEFDKIYKLGVVPIPTNKPMIRKDQPDLVYRTEEAKYDAVVDDIVARHEKGQPVLVGTVSVEKSEYLSQALKKRGVAHSVLNAKVHAEEAKIVALAGHKGAVTVATNMAGRGTDIMLGGSYEFLADQELRKQGLEPSGDTAEDYDAAWPAMVERMRKQVAEEHDEVKELGGLYVIGTERHESRRIDNQLRGRSGRQGDPGESRFYLSLQDELMRLFKSDWVDRVLLMLKIPDDVPIENKRVTNAIANAQGQVEAQNFESRKNVLKYDDVMDRQRKVIYGERREVLEGVDLEEQIRTFLDDVVTGYVSGSLDEFSEDWDLDQLWTDLKQFWPVSIDHKDIVDGAGAHASLHKDELIEKLKADAHAAYDAREAEVGEEVMRELERRVLLSVLDRKWREHLYEMDYLREGIYLRAYSQRDPLVEYQREGYDMFAAMMDGIKEETIGFLFNLEVQVEQDGEAGVDLEEFEAEFEDEGEFHYHADGSRHAGPVHAGAFAEPPPAGGAMPQIRAKGLERPKVPQNLSYSAPDETGEEVVAGTTASKTDDEFADIGRNQLCPCGSGKKYKRCHGAPGGPTGTTARVS from the coding sequence GTGCCCGTCATCATCGACAAGCTGCTCCGCATCGGCGAGGGAAAGATCCTTCGCCAGCTCGAAGCCATCGCCAAGGCCGTCAACGCGATCGAGGACGACTTCGTCGCGATGTCCGACGACGAGCTGCGGGGGATGACCGACGAGTTCCGCAAGCGCCTCGCTGATGGCGAGACCCTCGACGACATCATGCCCGAGGCGTTCGCCACGGTGCGTGAGGCCGCCAAGCGCGTGCTCGGCCAGCGTCACTACGACGTGCAGATCATGGGTGGCGCCGCGCTCCACCTCGGCAACATCGCCGAGATGAAGACCGGTGAGGGCAAGACCCTCGTGTCGACGCTGCCGGCGTACCTCAACGCCCTCGAGGGCAAGGGCGTGCACGTCGTCACGGTCAACGACTACCTGGCCAAGTTCCAGTCCGAGATGATGGGCCGCATCCACCACTTCCTCGGTCTCGAGGTCGGCGTGATCCTGCCGCAGATGCGCCCGGCGGCGCGCCGCGAGGCCTACGCGTGCGACATCACCTACGGCACCAACAACGAGCTCGGCTTCGACTACCTGCGCGACAACATGGCCTCCTCGCTCGAGGAGTGCGTCCAGCGCGGTCACAACTTCGCGATCGTCGACGAGGTCGACTCGATCCTCATCGACGAGGCGCGCACGCCGCTCATCATCAGCGGTCCCACCCAGGACGAGGTGAAGTGGTACGGCGAGTTCGCCAAGATCGCCACCAAGCTCACCCGCGACGTCGACTACGAGGTCGACGAGAAGAAGCGCACGATCTCCGTCCTCGAGGCCGGCATCACCAAGGTCGAGGACCACCTCGGCATCGAGAACCTCTACGAGTCGGCCAACACCCCGCTCATCTCGTTCCTGCACAACTCGATCAAGGCCAAGGAGCTGTTCCGCAACGACAAGGAGTACGTCGTCATGGACGGCGAGGTGCTCATCGTCGACGAGCACACCGGCCGCATGCTCGCGGGTCGCCGCTACAACGACGGCCTGCACCAGGCGATCGAGGCCAAGGAGGGCGTGAAGGTCCGCGAGGAGTACCAGACGCTCGCCACCGTCACCCTCCAGAACTACTTCCGCCTCTACGAGAAGCTCTCCGGCATGACCGGCACGGCCATGACCGAGGCGTCGGAGTTCGACAAGATCTACAAGCTCGGCGTGGTCCCGATCCCGACCAACAAGCCGATGATCCGCAAGGACCAGCCCGACCTCGTCTACCGCACCGAGGAGGCGAAGTACGACGCCGTCGTCGACGACATCGTCGCCCGCCACGAGAAGGGCCAGCCGGTCCTCGTCGGCACCGTGTCGGTCGAGAAGTCCGAGTACCTCTCGCAGGCGCTGAAGAAGCGCGGCGTCGCCCACAGCGTCCTCAACGCGAAGGTCCACGCGGAGGAGGCGAAGATCGTCGCCCTCGCCGGTCACAAGGGCGCGGTCACCGTCGCGACCAACATGGCAGGTCGAGGCACCGACATCATGCTCGGTGGCTCCTACGAGTTCCTCGCCGACCAGGAGCTGCGCAAGCAGGGCCTCGAGCCCAGCGGCGACACTGCCGAGGACTACGACGCCGCCTGGCCGGCGATGGTCGAGCGGATGCGCAAGCAGGTCGCCGAGGAGCACGACGAGGTGAAGGAGCTCGGCGGTCTGTACGTCATCGGCACCGAGCGCCACGAGTCGCGCCGCATCGACAACCAGCTGCGCGGCCGGTCGGGCCGTCAGGGCGACCCGGGCGAGTCCCGCTTCTACCTGTCGCTGCAGGACGAGCTCATGCGGCTGTTCAAGTCCGACTGGGTCGACCGGGTCCTGCTGATGCTCAAGATCCCCGACGACGTCCCGATCGAGAACAAGCGGGTCACCAACGCGATCGCCAACGCCCAGGGCCAGGTCGAGGCGCAGAACTTCGAGTCCCGCAAGAACGTCCTCAAGTACGACGACGTCATGGACCGCCAGCGCAAGGTGATCTACGGCGAGCGCCGCGAGGTGCTCGAGGGCGTCGACCTCGAGGAGCAGATCCGCACCTTCCTCGACGACGTCGTCACCGGCTACGTGTCCGGCTCGCTCGACGAGTTCTCCGAGGACTGGGACCTCGACCAGCTGTGGACCGACCTCAAGCAGTTCTGGCCGGTCTCCATCGACCACAAGGACATCGTCGACGGCGCCGGCGCGCACGCGTCGCTCCACAAGGACGAGCTGATCGAGAAGCTCAAGGCCGACGCGCACGCCGCCTACGACGCCCGCGAGGCCGAGGTCGGCGAGGAGGTCATGCGCGAGCTCGAGCGCCGCGTCCTGCTCTCCGTGCTCGACCGCAAGTGGCGCGAGCACCTCTACGAGATGGACTACCTCCGCGAGGGCATCTACCTGCGCGCCTACTCGCAGCGCGACCCGCTGGTCGAGTACCAGCGCGAGGGCTACGACATGTTCGCCGCGATGATGGACGGCATCAAGGAGGAGACGATCGGCTTCCTGTTCAACCTGGAGGTCCAGGTGGAGCAGGACGGCGAGGCCGGCGTCGACCTCGAGGAGTTCGAGGCGGAGTTCGAGGACGAGGGGGAGTTCCACTACCACGCCGACGGCTCCCGGCACGCCGGTCCGGTCCATGCCGGCGCCTTCGCCGAGCCGCCGCCGGCCGGTGGCGCGATGCCGCAGATCCGGGCCAAGGGCCTCGAGCGGCCGAAGGTCCCGCAGAACCTGTCCTACTCGGCGCCGGACGAGACCGGCGAGGAGGTCGTCGCCGGCACCACTGCCAGCAAGACGGACGACGAGTTCGCCGACATCGGCCGCAACCAGCTCTGCCCCTGCGGCTCGGGCAAGAAGTACAAGCGCTGCCACGGCGCTCCGGGCGGCCCGACGGGCACCACCGCGCGCGTCTCCTAG
- a CDS encoding esterase-like activity of phytase family protein: MRKSIGLAAIAALALPVTLSTSDAVAKPTQPDPAEATLVGWSALPTETYVPGSAPSGHWTTGNASVRAPYPGQPVQGFSGTHALPDGTFLVMSDNGFGSKANSADFELAVHRIAPGGESGETTYLGREFNLSDPEGHVPWPIWRDGGCDAAASLPAGYTCPESDRILTGWDFDPESMQVAADGTFWFGEEFGPFLLHTNDEGELLEAPIATPGVQSPSNPTLAGATPNLPNSKGYEGMAIAPNGKVLYPMLEGATTDDVAAGLASDLRIYKVVNGRFTDTVLRYRMESPAHALGDFIMINAHQALVIERDSLQGDAARFKRVYLADLGDDDGDGYVEKTLLVDLMDVRNPEGLGGFGETFTFPYFTIEDVEILDADTIVVMNDNNFPATGGRGATVPDVNEYLEIDLSAPLKVSPKLLP, from the coding sequence ATGCGCAAGAGCATCGGGCTCGCCGCGATCGCGGCCCTCGCCCTCCCCGTGACCCTCTCCACCTCCGACGCCGTCGCCAAGCCGACGCAGCCCGACCCCGCCGAGGCGACCCTCGTCGGCTGGTCGGCGCTTCCCACCGAGACCTACGTGCCCGGGAGCGCCCCGAGCGGGCACTGGACCACCGGCAACGCCAGCGTGCGGGCGCCGTACCCGGGCCAGCCGGTGCAGGGCTTCTCCGGCACCCACGCGCTGCCCGACGGCACGTTCCTGGTGATGAGCGACAACGGCTTCGGCTCGAAGGCCAACAGCGCCGACTTCGAGCTCGCCGTCCACCGGATCGCTCCCGGCGGCGAGTCCGGGGAGACCACCTACCTGGGGCGCGAGTTCAACCTCAGCGACCCCGAGGGCCACGTCCCGTGGCCCATCTGGCGCGACGGCGGCTGTGACGCCGCGGCGTCGCTCCCCGCGGGCTACACCTGCCCCGAGTCCGACCGGATCCTCACCGGCTGGGACTTCGACCCGGAGTCGATGCAGGTCGCGGCCGACGGCACGTTCTGGTTCGGCGAGGAGTTCGGCCCCTTCCTCCTGCACACCAACGACGAGGGCGAGCTGCTCGAGGCGCCGATCGCGACGCCCGGCGTGCAGTCGCCGTCCAACCCGACCCTCGCGGGCGCGACGCCCAACCTGCCGAACTCCAAGGGCTACGAGGGCATGGCGATCGCCCCCAACGGCAAGGTGCTCTACCCGATGCTCGAGGGCGCCACGACCGACGACGTCGCAGCCGGCCTCGCCAGCGACCTGCGCATCTACAAGGTCGTCAACGGCCGCTTCACCGACACGGTGCTGCGCTACCGGATGGAGTCCCCGGCCCACGCCCTCGGCGACTTCATCATGATCAACGCCCACCAGGCGCTGGTCATCGAGCGCGACAGCCTCCAGGGAGACGCCGCGAGGTTCAAGCGGGTCTACCTCGCCGACCTCGGCGACGACGACGGCGACGGCTACGTCGAGAAGACGCTGCTCGTCGACCTGATGGACGTGCGCAACCCCGAGGGTCTCGGCGGGTTCGGGGAGACGTTCACGTTCCCCTACTTCACCATCGAGGACGTCGAGATCCTCGACGCCGACACCATCGTGGTGATGAACGACAACAACTTCCCCGCCACCGGTGGTCGCGGCGCGACCGTGCCGGACGTCAACGAGTACCTCGAGATCGACCTGTCGGCGCCGCTCAAGGTCAGCCCGAAGCTGCTGCCCTGA
- a CDS encoding AraC family transcriptional regulator, with protein sequence MDGPPPSIRAWRPDVPGVAEVLHAHFPRHAYPMHVHDTWTVLMVDAGTVRYDLERHEHATGSTLVTLLPPGVAHDGRSVAGDGFRKRVLYLDADRIDPARTGRAVDRPDWGDPVLRAELDRVHRVLSRPGDELEAESRLALVTDRLSRHLAGVDPVAPEPRAPGLARRLRDLLDAHVVDGITLEEAAATLGAHPTHLVRAFRREMGVAPHRYLTGLRLDRARRRLLAGEPVAEVAVGVGFYDQSHLTRHFRRLIGVTPGAYAASGRCAVRRRLGPP encoded by the coding sequence ATGGACGGGCCCCCGCCCTCGATCCGCGCCTGGCGTCCCGACGTGCCCGGCGTCGCGGAGGTGCTGCACGCGCACTTCCCCCGGCACGCCTACCCGATGCACGTCCACGACACCTGGACCGTGCTCATGGTCGATGCCGGCACGGTCCGCTACGACCTCGAACGGCACGAGCACGCGACCGGCAGCACGCTGGTGACGCTGCTCCCGCCGGGCGTCGCCCACGACGGCCGCTCGGTAGCCGGCGACGGCTTCCGCAAGCGGGTGCTCTACCTCGACGCCGACCGGATCGACCCGGCCCGCACCGGCCGGGCGGTCGACCGGCCCGACTGGGGCGACCCCGTGCTCCGCGCCGAGCTCGACCGCGTGCACCGGGTGCTCTCGCGACCCGGAGACGAGCTCGAGGCGGAGAGCAGGCTGGCGCTCGTCACCGACCGCCTGTCCCGCCACCTGGCGGGCGTCGACCCGGTCGCCCCAGAGCCGCGGGCACCCGGACTCGCCCGCCGGCTGCGCGACCTCCTCGACGCCCACGTCGTCGACGGGATCACCCTCGAGGAGGCCGCCGCGACGCTCGGCGCCCACCCCACGCACCTGGTCCGCGCCTTCCGTCGCGAGATGGGGGTCGCGCCGCACCGCTACCTGACCGGGCTGCGCCTCGACCGGGCCCGCCGCCGGCTGCTGGCGGGGGAGCCCGTCGCCGAGGTGGCGGTCGGCGTCGGCTTCTACGACCAGTCCCACCTGACCCGGCACTTCCGGCGGTTGATCGGCGTGACCCCGGGCGCGTACGCCGCGTCGGGCAGATGCGCGGTGCGCCGTAGACTCGGGCCGCCATGA
- the folC gene encoding bifunctional tetrahydrofolate synthase/dihydrofolate synthase, producing the protein MSESAARPAQTFAEAEDALLSRWPETRLEPSLDRILAFTELLGDPQRAYRSIHLTGTNGKTSTARMVDTLLRSLDLRTGRFTSPHVEKMSERISIDGEPLDDEAFVRAFNDVAPYTHLVDESEAHPLSFFETVVGMAYAAFADAPIDVAVVEVGMGGSWDATNVIDADVAVITPIAVDHANYLGPTPAAIAEEKAGIIKAGATAIVAQQPVEAAEVILRRAAEVGATVAREGMEFGVIDRVPAVGGQSVSLQGLRGRYDEVFLPLYGAHQAQNAALALAAVEALVEHPIGDDIVREAFAQVTSPGRLEVVRRSPTIVLDAAHNPAGAEATAAALEDSFRFDPLVGVIGVMADKDHEGMLAAFEPHLTHVVITQNATERAMPAEELAVTAREVFGEERVTVVPRLIDAITEAAALAEADSGDSLSSGAVLVTGSVVTVGEARVLLGGPK; encoded by the coding sequence ATGAGTGAGTCAGCCGCGCGCCCCGCCCAGACGTTCGCCGAGGCCGAGGACGCGCTCCTGTCGCGCTGGCCCGAGACCCGGCTGGAGCCGTCGCTGGACCGGATCCTCGCGTTCACCGAGCTGCTCGGCGACCCGCAGCGGGCCTACCGCTCGATCCACCTCACCGGCACCAACGGGAAGACGTCGACGGCGCGGATGGTCGACACCCTGCTGCGCTCCCTCGACCTGCGCACCGGGCGGTTCACCAGCCCGCACGTCGAGAAGATGAGCGAGCGGATCAGCATCGACGGCGAGCCGCTCGACGACGAGGCCTTCGTGCGCGCGTTCAACGACGTCGCGCCGTACACCCACCTCGTCGACGAGTCCGAGGCGCACCCCCTGTCGTTCTTCGAGACCGTCGTCGGGATGGCGTACGCCGCGTTCGCGGACGCCCCGATCGACGTCGCGGTCGTCGAGGTCGGGATGGGCGGCTCCTGGGATGCGACCAACGTCATCGACGCCGACGTCGCAGTGATCACGCCCATCGCCGTTGACCACGCCAACTACCTCGGGCCCACGCCAGCAGCGATCGCGGAGGAGAAGGCCGGGATCATCAAGGCGGGTGCCACGGCGATCGTGGCCCAGCAGCCCGTGGAGGCGGCCGAGGTCATCCTCCGCCGGGCCGCCGAGGTCGGCGCGACCGTGGCCCGGGAGGGCATGGAGTTCGGGGTCATCGACCGGGTGCCCGCGGTCGGCGGCCAGTCGGTGAGCCTCCAGGGCCTGCGCGGCCGCTACGACGAGGTCTTCCTCCCGCTCTACGGCGCCCACCAGGCGCAGAACGCCGCGCTCGCGCTCGCCGCGGTGGAGGCGCTCGTCGAGCACCCGATCGGTGACGACATCGTCCGCGAGGCCTTCGCCCAGGTCACCTCGCCCGGCCGGCTCGAGGTCGTCCGGCGCAGCCCGACGATCGTCCTCGACGCGGCGCACAACCCGGCGGGCGCCGAGGCCACCGCGGCCGCGCTCGAGGACTCGTTCCGGTTCGACCCGCTCGTCGGCGTGATCGGGGTGATGGCCGACAAGGACCACGAGGGCATGCTCGCGGCGTTCGAGCCGCACCTCACCCACGTGGTGATCACCCAGAACGCCACCGAGCGGGCGATGCCGGCCGAGGAGCTCGCCGTGACCGCCCGCGAGGTCTTCGGCGAGGAGCGGGTCACCGTGGTGCCGCGCCTGATCGACGCGATCACGGAGGCGGCCGCGCTGGCCGAGGCCGACAGCGGCGACTCGCTGTCCTCGGGCGCGGTGCTGGTCACGGGCTCGGTGGTCACGGTCGGCGAGGCCCGCGTGCTGCTGGGCGGGCCCAAGTGA
- a CDS encoding DUF2000 domain-containing protein: MSDILVPPFDAKIAIVVRDDLEVWQRLNVTAFLASGIAAEHPQLVGEPYADADGTAYLRLLGMPVLVFEGSKESIGAARERAVRRTLPTAVYTSDMFRTGHDEANREVVRAVPGADLDLVGLAVFGPKNAVDKTLKGCALHR; the protein is encoded by the coding sequence ATGAGCGACATCCTGGTCCCCCCGTTCGACGCCAAGATCGCGATCGTCGTCCGCGACGACCTCGAGGTGTGGCAGCGGCTGAACGTCACCGCCTTCCTGGCGAGCGGGATCGCCGCCGAGCACCCCCAGCTCGTGGGCGAGCCCTACGCGGACGCCGACGGGACGGCGTACCTCCGGCTGCTCGGGATGCCGGTCCTCGTCTTCGAGGGTTCGAAGGAGAGCATCGGCGCGGCGCGGGAGCGTGCCGTGCGCCGGACCTTGCCGACCGCGGTCTACACCTCCGACATGTTCCGCACCGGCCACGACGAGGCCAACCGTGAGGTGGTGCGCGCGGTGCCGGGCGCCGACCTCGACCTGGTGGGGCTCGCCGTCTTCGGCCCGAAGAACGCGGTGGACAAGACGCTCAAGGGGTGCGCGCTGCACCGGTGA
- the metG gene encoding methionine--tRNA ligase, whose product MSRVLSFTAWPYANGPRHIGHVAGVYVPADVFSRYMRMAGHDVVMASGSDEHGTPILIAADEAGLSPQELADKNHRLIVEDFAALGMTYDLYTRTTTRNHEAVVQELFHGVYENGYFLEQTTYGAISPSTGRTLPDRYIEGTCPICGYDGARGDQCDNCGNQLDPQDLKDPRSRINGEVPEFVETQHFFLDLPALAEALSEWLDGREADGSWRPNVIRFSKNILEEIRPRAMTRDIDWGITIPLDGWRENPTKKLYVWFDAVIGYLSATIEWARRIGDPERWRDWWTDPEALSYYFMGKDNITFHSQIWPAELLAYNGKGDKGGSPRGYGELNLPTEVVSSEYLTMEGKKFSSSKKVVIYVRDLVSRYQVDAFRYFVAAAGPENQDSDFTWAEFVRRTNDELVAGWGNLVNRTASLIHKNFGEIPAAGALTPEDEAVLASTEAAFDTVGDLIGRRRFKQAIGEAMRAVGEVNKYVSDHEPWKLKADDQRERLGTILHVAAQCVADLNLVLSPFLPFSANAVDEALGGSGDLAPMPRVEEVDDLDGGAPYPIITGEYSDFPEWRRHPVEPGTKVGKPTPVFTKLDPSVVEEELARLGG is encoded by the coding sequence ATGAGTCGAGTCCTCTCCTTCACCGCCTGGCCGTACGCCAACGGCCCGCGTCACATCGGCCACGTGGCCGGGGTGTACGTGCCCGCCGACGTCTTCAGTCGGTACATGCGGATGGCGGGGCACGACGTCGTCATGGCGTCCGGCTCTGACGAGCACGGGACGCCGATCCTCATCGCCGCCGACGAGGCCGGCCTGTCGCCGCAGGAGCTCGCCGACAAGAACCACCGGCTGATCGTCGAGGACTTCGCGGCCCTCGGCATGACCTACGACCTCTACACGCGCACCACCACGCGCAACCACGAGGCCGTGGTGCAGGAGCTGTTCCACGGCGTCTACGAGAACGGCTACTTCCTCGAGCAGACGACCTACGGCGCCATCAGCCCGTCGACCGGTCGCACGCTGCCCGACCGCTACATCGAGGGCACCTGCCCGATCTGCGGCTACGACGGCGCGCGGGGCGACCAGTGCGACAACTGCGGCAACCAGCTCGACCCGCAGGACCTGAAGGACCCGCGCTCGCGCATCAACGGCGAGGTGCCGGAGTTCGTCGAGACCCAACACTTCTTCCTCGACCTGCCTGCGCTCGCCGAGGCGCTCAGCGAGTGGCTCGACGGTCGCGAGGCCGACGGCTCGTGGCGGCCCAACGTCATCCGGTTCTCCAAGAACATCCTCGAGGAGATCCGCCCACGGGCGATGACGCGCGACATCGACTGGGGCATCACGATCCCGCTCGACGGATGGCGCGAGAACCCCACGAAGAAGCTCTACGTCTGGTTCGACGCGGTCATCGGCTACCTGTCCGCCACCATCGAGTGGGCGCGGCGGATCGGTGACCCGGAGCGGTGGCGCGACTGGTGGACCGACCCGGAGGCGCTGTCCTACTACTTCATGGGCAAGGACAACATCACGTTCCACTCCCAGATCTGGCCGGCCGAGCTGCTCGCCTACAACGGCAAGGGCGACAAGGGCGGCAGCCCGCGCGGCTACGGCGAGCTCAACCTCCCGACCGAGGTCGTCAGCTCGGAGTACCTCACGATGGAGGGCAAGAAGTTCTCGTCCTCCAAGAAGGTCGTGATCTACGTCCGCGACCTCGTCTCGCGCTACCAGGTGGACGCGTTCCGCTACTTCGTAGCGGCCGCCGGGCCGGAGAACCAGGACAGCGACTTCACCTGGGCCGAGTTCGTGCGGCGCACCAACGACGAGCTCGTCGCGGGCTGGGGCAACCTGGTCAACCGCACCGCCAGCCTGATCCACAAGAACTTCGGCGAGATCCCGGCTGCGGGCGCGCTGACCCCCGAGGACGAGGCCGTGCTCGCCTCGACGGAGGCCGCGTTCGACACCGTCGGCGACCTGATCGGCCGCCGGCGGTTCAAGCAGGCGATCGGCGAGGCCATGCGGGCCGTCGGCGAGGTCAACAAGTACGTCTCCGACCACGAGCCCTGGAAGCTGAAGGCCGACGACCAGCGGGAGCGGCTGGGCACGATCCTGCACGTCGCCGCGCAGTGCGTCGCCGACCTCAACCTGGTGCTCTCGCCGTTCCTCCCGTTCTCGGCCAACGCGGTCGACGAGGCACTGGGCGGCTCGGGCGACCTCGCGCCGATGCCGCGCGTCGAGGAGGTCGACGACCTCGACGGCGGCGCGCCGTACCCGATCATCACGGGGGAGTACTCCGACTTCCCCGAGTGGCGCCGCCACCCGGTCGAGCCGGGCACGAAGGTCGGCAAGCCCACTCCGGTGTTCACCAAGCTGGACCCGTCGGTCGTGGAGGAGGAGCTGGCTCGGCTGGGCGGGTAG
- a CDS encoding GNAT family N-acetyltransferase, which yields MGNGFEVTFFDDPAAFLAEASDALVADPVQATVIATVAQRKAAHPDSWSGAPYCWFATVADDTGIVGVAMRTAPFAPYPPYVLSMPDGAATALADALLDRGEEVGGVNGSRPAADVLMARIADHSGSAVEVGMHTRLFELGELLAPEPPPGHLRSVRREEADLALAWTRQFLLDADEQAGRAPGTGHDPESFTLDDVHRKIDDGTYWFWVDHADRPLHLTGANPPAFGVARVGPVFTPKEHRGRGYGGAAVAAVSALLRDLGHRVILFTDQANPVSNELYQRLGYRAVVDTVELRLTGAARTP from the coding sequence ATGGGCAACGGCTTCGAGGTGACGTTCTTCGACGACCCTGCGGCGTTCCTGGCGGAGGCGTCCGACGCGCTCGTCGCCGACCCCGTGCAGGCGACCGTGATCGCGACCGTGGCACAGCGGAAGGCAGCCCACCCCGACTCCTGGTCCGGGGCGCCGTACTGCTGGTTCGCGACCGTCGCCGACGACACGGGCATCGTCGGCGTCGCGATGCGCACCGCGCCGTTCGCGCCGTACCCGCCCTACGTGCTGTCGATGCCGGACGGCGCCGCGACGGCGCTCGCCGACGCTCTCCTCGACCGCGGCGAGGAGGTCGGTGGCGTCAACGGCTCCCGCCCGGCTGCCGACGTGCTGATGGCCCGCATCGCCGACCACTCGGGCAGCGCGGTCGAGGTCGGCATGCACACGAGGCTGTTCGAGCTCGGCGAGCTGCTCGCGCCCGAGCCGCCGCCGGGTCACCTGCGCAGCGTGCGGCGGGAGGAGGCCGACCTCGCGCTGGCCTGGACCCGCCAGTTCCTGCTCGACGCCGACGAGCAGGCCGGCCGCGCGCCCGGCACCGGCCACGACCCCGAGAGCTTCACGCTCGACGACGTCCACCGCAAGATCGACGACGGCACCTACTGGTTCTGGGTCGACCACGCCGACCGGCCGCTGCACCTGACCGGAGCCAACCCACCGGCGTTCGGCGTCGCCCGCGTCGGCCCGGTCTTCACGCCGAAGGAGCACCGCGGTCGCGGGTACGGCGGCGCCGCGGTGGCCGCCGTCTCGGCGCTGCTGCGCGACCTCGGGCACCGGGTCATCCTGTTCACCGACCAGGCCAACCCGGTGTCGAACGAGCTCTACCAACGGCTCGGCTACCGCGCCGTCGTCGACACCGTCGAGCTCCGGCTCACCGGTGCAGCGCGCACCCCTTGA